A stretch of the Panicum virgatum strain AP13 chromosome 9N, P.virgatum_v5, whole genome shotgun sequence genome encodes the following:
- the LOC120687540 gene encoding transcription factor bHLH30-like translates to MGGHGDRHHQEVGVLVDDDDEELEQHQARVCGGATSGVVEQDAGCCQEAAAGMVFEASSSVGSLSATMAQPQILGWPTPPPAPPQQQLHHHASGGEAPFFPLLPPLPPQPPPFLADFYARRALQFAYDHHHSGGASTSSDPLGLGGLYIGHHGGSGMMMPPPFASSPFGDFGRMTAQEIMDAKALAASKSHSEAERRRRERINAHLARLRSLLPNTTKTDKASLLAEVIQHVKELKRQTSEITEEACPLPTESDELTVDASSDEDGRLVVRASLCCDDRADLLPDLIRALKALRLRALKAEITTLGGRVKNVLFITGDDSAAGCEGTAGDDQHEEAAAPMSPQHTVASIQEALRAVMERTASAAAEEPGAAPSGGAGAAGLKRQRTTSLSAILENRSI, encoded by the exons GCGTGctcgtcgacgacgacgacgaggagctcGAGCAGCATCAAGCAAGGGTTTGCGGTGGCGCGACGAGCGGAGTGGTGGAGCAAGATGCCGGCTGCTGTCAGGAAGCCGCTGCGGGCATGGTGTTCGAGGCGAGCAGTAGCGTGGGGAGCCTGAGCGCGACCATGGCGCAGCCCCAGATCCTCGGctggccgacgccgccgcccgcgccgccacagcagcagctccaccaccacgccagcggcggcgaggccccgTTCttcccgctgctgccgccgctcccCCCGCAGCCGCCCCCGTTCCTCGCCGACTTCTACGCGCGGCGCGCGCTCCAGTTCGCGTACGATCACCACCACTCGGGCGGCGCGTCCACGTCGTCCGACCCGCTCGGCCTCGGCGGGCTCTACATAGGCCACCACGGCGGCTCCGGGATGATGATGCCGCCGCCCTTCGCGTCGTCCCCGTTCGGCGACTTCGGCCGGATGACCGCGCAGGAGATCATGGACGCCAAGGCGCTGGCCGCGTCCAAGAGCCACAGCGAggccgaacgccgccgccgcgagcgcaTCAACGCGCACCTCGCGCGCCTCCGCAGCCTCCTGCCCAACACAACCAAG ACGGACAAGGCGTCGCTGCTGGCGGAGGTGATCCAGCACGTCAAGGAGCTGAAGCGGCAGACGTCGGAGATCACGGAGGAGGCGTGCCCGCTCCCGACCGAGTCCGACGAGCTCACCGTCGACGCGTCCAGCGACGAGGACGGCCGCCTCGTCGTGCGCGCCTCGCTCTGCTGCGACGACCGCGCCGACCTCCTGCCGGACCTCATCCGCGCGCTCAAGGCgctccgcctgcgcgcgctcaAGGCCGAGATCACCACCCTCGGCGGCCGCGTCAAGAACGTGCTCTTCATCACCGGGGACGACAGCGCCGCCGGCTGCGAGGGGACGGCGGGCGACGACCAGCACGAGGAGGCAGCAGCGCCCATGTCGCCGCAGCACACGGTCGCGTCCATCCAGGAGGCCCTACGCGCCGTCATGGAGCgcacggcgtcggcggccgccgaggagccGGGAGCGGCGCCGTCAGGCGGCGCAGGCGCCGCAGGGCTCAAGCGGCAGCGGACGACGAGCCTCTCGGCGATCCTAGAGAACAGGTCCATCTAA